A portion of the Gadus macrocephalus chromosome 10, ASM3116895v1 genome contains these proteins:
- the pomk gene encoding protein O-mannose kinase: protein MARRDIPTSTSVPVVFVCLGALLFGNVLIYLYLDSLHQSDEHPMSPHMGCPPRHFRMASMKTCYPWLQCPQVKAEVRKLKLIGQGAVKQVYLSEWRGQKVALSTLSSPEYLEDFLHGVTMLQTLQGPHVVQLVGWCPEEVLLVTEYHPLGSLLSLDATLAQERHRSRDTWQTRLRLALDYVSALSYLHASPAGCRVMCDSNSLEKTLSQFLLTADFRLVVNDLDALPEVDPSRGLLAKCGHRELTGDFVAPEQLWPFGGEEDGGGGGQPFSDELMPGYDHLSDVWKIPDVTRHLMGRVPGGDVAHFHLFQIHEECKRRDPGLRPSALDVLAVYRSVYANMGRDAAGSRDML from the exons ATGGCCCGGCGGGACATCCCCACATCAACAAGTGTTCCGGTGGTGTTTGTATGCCTAGGTGCCCTACTGTTTGGCAATGTGTTGATCTACCTGTACCTGGACTCTTTGCATCAAAGCGATGAACACCCGATGTCACCTCATATGGGCTGTCCGCCCAGACACTTCAGAATGGCTTCTATGAAAACCTGCTACCCCTGGTTGCAGTGTCCGCAGGTGAAGGCTGAGGTACGCAAGCTGAAGCTCATCGGACAGGGAGCAGTCAAGCAG GTTTACCTGTCTGAGTGGCGTGGTCAGAAGGTGGCCCTGTCTACTCTATCCTCACCTGAGTACCTCGAGGACTTCCTCCACGGTGTGACCATGCTGCAGACCCTTCAGGGCCCCCATGTGGTGCAGCTTGTGGGCTGGTGCccggaggaggtcctcctggtcaCAGAGTACCACCCGCTGGGCTCGCTCCTCAGCCTGGACGCCACGCTGGCCCAGGAGCGCCACCGCAGCCGCGACACCTGGCAGACGCGGCTGCGCCTGGCCCTGGACTACGTGTCGGCGTTGAGCTATCTCCACGCCAGCCCGGCGGGCTGCCGCGTGATGTGCGACTCCAACAGCCTGGAGAAGACCCTGTCCCAGTTCCTGCTCACGGCCGACTTCCGCCTGGTGGTCAACGACCTGGACGCCCTCCCCGAGGTGGACCCGTCCAGGGGGCTGCTCGCCAAATGCGGTCACCGGGAGCTCACGGGGGACTTTGTGGCCCCGGAGCAGCTGTGGCCCTTCGGCGGCGAGgaagacggcggcggcggcggccagccGTTTTCAGACGAGCTGATGCCCGGCTATGATCACCTCAGCGACGTGTGGAAGATTCCCGATGTGACGCGGCATCTGATGGGGAGGGTGCCCGGCGGGGACGTGGCGCACTTCCACCTCTTCCAGATCCACGAGGAGTGCAAGAGAAGGGACCCCGGGCTCCGGCCCTCTGCCCTGGACGTGTTGGCTGTGTACAGGTCGGTCTACGCCAACATGGGGCGAGATGCTGCTGGCTCCAGAGACATGCTTTAG
- the hs1bp3 gene encoding HCLS1-binding protein 3 isoform X2, with the protein MVPLFQEVHGAMMTGHVEYHIIVITRMVAFKSTRHKPGDVVQLVVSKKYSEMDEFYYRLVARYPNFPLPAMPRKTLFVGESDIRERRAAFDELMKAIAKHPTLATCSDLMEFLGAKSCDVDVKSRNVLLGEEPAEEEEEDNFFLGDEALAPSTRRPAVQPRKPSPIKEKENKTNGDEEEEEAKSEELYLDPLGNTKSIPKKAKPPVKPKPMNAPLFEDDEPVDTDFLQYSNKEGHFKLFEDPVLGGTVNLGDSLLLPTAHGQQSEPSAGLFLDEETDTLFRIQDDFDKLLQVTKRNKNKPSTAPKPNLKPKPTLLEKPLAAAAPLSVDQLKGQIDILKYIQQNESDGTLEEDLF; encoded by the exons ATGGTCCCTCTTTTCCAAGAGGTGCACGGGGCCATGATGACGGGCCACGTTGAGTaccacattattgtcattacaaGGATGGTTGCCTTCAAATCTACGAGACATAAGCCAGGGGATGTAGTGCAACTGGTG GTATCCAAAAAGTACAGCGAAATGGACGAGTTTTATTACAGACTCGTCGCCCGCTATCCCAACTTTCCCCTACCTGCCATGCCACGCAAGACCTTATTTGTGGGAGAGAGTGACATTCGTGAGCGCAGGGCGGCCTTTGATGAGCTCATGAAGGCCATAGCTAAGCACCCCACACTCGCTACCTGTTCGGACTTGATGGAGTTCCTAG GCGCTAAGTCCTGTGATGTGGACGTGAAAAGTAGAAATGTGTTACTTGGTGAGGAGCCagcggaagaggaggaggaggacaattTCTTCCTAGGCGACGAGGCATTAGCTCCCAGCACCAGAAGACCAGCAGTGCAGCCAAGGAAGCCCAGTCCCATTAAAGAGAAGGAGAACAAAACCaatggtgatgaggaggaggaggaggcgaagaGTGAAGAGCTGTATCTTGATCCTTTAGGAAACACCAA GTCAATCCCTAAGAAGGCCAAGCCACCGGTGAAGCCTAAACCTATGAATGCACCTCTGTTTGAAGATGACGAGCCTGTGGATACTGACTTCCTTCAATATTCTAATAAAGAAG gccATTTTAAGTTGTTTGAGGATCCAGTCCTTGGTGGGACAGTGAACCTGGGGGATTCCCTGTTGCTTCCGACTGCACACGGACAGCAGTCAGAGCCCTCTGCCGGGCTGTTTTTGGATGAAGAAACGGACACACTATTTAG GATACAGGACGACTTTGACAAGCTTCTGCAGGTGACGAAAAGGAATAAAAACAAACCGTCTACAGCCCCAAAGCCCAACTTGAAGCCGAAACCCACATTGTTGGAGAAGCCTTTGGCTGCGGCGGCTCCGCTGTCTGTAGATCAGCTCAAGGGCCAGATCGACATCCTCAAGTACATCCAACAAAATGAGTCTGATGGCACTCTGGAGGAAGACCTGTTCTAA
- the hs1bp3 gene encoding HCLS1-binding protein 3 isoform X1 produces the protein MPDGLVTSRSLQNEATGIDLMVPLFQEVHGAMMTGHVEYHIIVITRMVAFKSTRHKPGDVVQLVVSKKYSEMDEFYYRLVARYPNFPLPAMPRKTLFVGESDIRERRAAFDELMKAIAKHPTLATCSDLMEFLGAKSCDVDVKSRNVLLGEEPAEEEEEDNFFLGDEALAPSTRRPAVQPRKPSPIKEKENKTNGDEEEEEAKSEELYLDPLGNTKSIPKKAKPPVKPKPMNAPLFEDDEPVDTDFLQYSNKEGHFKLFEDPVLGGTVNLGDSLLLPTAHGQQSEPSAGLFLDEETDTLFRIQDDFDKLLQVTKRNKNKPSTAPKPNLKPKPTLLEKPLAAAAPLSVDQLKGQIDILKYIQQNESDGTLEEDLF, from the exons ATGCCCGACGGACTAGTAACAAGCAG GAGTCTGCAGAACGAGGCCACGGGGATCGACCTGATGGTCCCTCTTTTCCAAGAGGTGCACGGGGCCATGATGACGGGCCACGTTGAGTaccacattattgtcattacaaGGATGGTTGCCTTCAAATCTACGAGACATAAGCCAGGGGATGTAGTGCAACTGGTG GTATCCAAAAAGTACAGCGAAATGGACGAGTTTTATTACAGACTCGTCGCCCGCTATCCCAACTTTCCCCTACCTGCCATGCCACGCAAGACCTTATTTGTGGGAGAGAGTGACATTCGTGAGCGCAGGGCGGCCTTTGATGAGCTCATGAAGGCCATAGCTAAGCACCCCACACTCGCTACCTGTTCGGACTTGATGGAGTTCCTAG GCGCTAAGTCCTGTGATGTGGACGTGAAAAGTAGAAATGTGTTACTTGGTGAGGAGCCagcggaagaggaggaggaggacaattTCTTCCTAGGCGACGAGGCATTAGCTCCCAGCACCAGAAGACCAGCAGTGCAGCCAAGGAAGCCCAGTCCCATTAAAGAGAAGGAGAACAAAACCaatggtgatgaggaggaggaggaggcgaagaGTGAAGAGCTGTATCTTGATCCTTTAGGAAACACCAA GTCAATCCCTAAGAAGGCCAAGCCACCGGTGAAGCCTAAACCTATGAATGCACCTCTGTTTGAAGATGACGAGCCTGTGGATACTGACTTCCTTCAATATTCTAATAAAGAAG gccATTTTAAGTTGTTTGAGGATCCAGTCCTTGGTGGGACAGTGAACCTGGGGGATTCCCTGTTGCTTCCGACTGCACACGGACAGCAGTCAGAGCCCTCTGCCGGGCTGTTTTTGGATGAAGAAACGGACACACTATTTAG GATACAGGACGACTTTGACAAGCTTCTGCAGGTGACGAAAAGGAATAAAAACAAACCGTCTACAGCCCCAAAGCCCAACTTGAAGCCGAAACCCACATTGTTGGAGAAGCCTTTGGCTGCGGCGGCTCCGCTGTCTGTAGATCAGCTCAAGGGCCAGATCGACATCCTCAAGTACATCCAACAAAATGAGTCTGATGGCACTCTGGAGGAAGACCTGTTCTAA